The DNA sequence AAAAGGTCCCCACCACCTGGAGTATCACTACTACGAGGCTTTAATTGGAGTGGATTTGCTTAACACCATTAAATGGGCTGAAAAGGACGGTTACGACGCGGCAGTGATTGGATGCTTCTATGATCCTTTCCTGGAGGAGGCCCGTGAGATTTGCGAACGGATGGTAGTAACGGCCCCGGCCGAGTCCTCTCTACAACTGGCCAGTGTGCTGGGTGATTCCTTTTCGATTATTGTGGGCAGGAAAAAGTGGATTCCTGCCATGCGGCGCAATGTTTTGAAATACGGCTACGGCGAAAAACTGGCCTCATTCCGGTCCCTGGAACTGGGGGTGCTGGATTTTCACGCCGATGAATACCGTACCAGAAACCGGCTGGTGGAGGAAGCACGAAAGGCCGTGGAAGAGGATAGGGCGGAAACGATTGTTTTAGGTTGCACCATGCAGTTTGGTTTCTACAGGGAACTCCAGGAAATGGTGGGAGTACCCGTTATTGATGTGGTGCTGGCACCATTCAAACATGCCGAGTTTTTGGTTGACTTAAGAGACCGTTTCGGGTGGGTGACCAGTAAGGTGGGGGGCTATGAAACTCCACCCGCCCGTGAGATAAGGGAGTGGCGGCTGGATGAGCAGTACGCCATGGCAGGGCTCTGGAGCGAAAAGAAGTAGATCGTTTTTTTACACTTCAGCATTAAGCGTTAAAGAGATCCTGGCCCGGTGTTAGTTTGGTTTGCAGCCGGGTGGTGTACTGATTATAGAAGCGTCTGAGTTCCTTCCCGTGAAGGGAGGTTTGAATATGGATGTATTTTCGAAAAGGGTGGCCAGGGTACAGCAATTAATGGGCCGGAAAGGCATTGACTACCTGGTTCTGGCTCCCACCGCCAATATGTTTTACCTGACGGGGTTGAAAACAGTAGCCGATGAACGCCTTCAGGTTACCGTATTGCCGGCGGAAGGTCCCTTAACGTTGGTTTTGCCTGAGATGTATAAAGAATATGCCGCCAAGATCCATGGGCATTACCGCTTGCTTACCTGGCCCGATCACCAGGACCCGGTGGAACTGGTCATGGCGGCGGTAACCACAAAACAAGGGCGGGTTGCGGTAGATGAAAAAATGTGGGCGGGCCATTTCTTGAGCATTATGCGGGCTTTCTCCGGCTTTCAATTCGTGGCCGCCCGGGATGTCATGTCAGAGGTGCGTGTTTGCAAAGACGAAACAGAGCTGGCCCTGCTGGAGCAGGCAGGAAAGCTAGCGGACCGGGTAATGGGTGAAGTGCTGAAAGAAATCAGGGAAGGTGTTACGGAGAAAGAACTGGCCCTATTTATTGAGAACACCATTAAGGCGTTGGGCGCTGAAGATATTTCCTTTAAGCCCATTGTAGCTTCAGGCCCTAACGGTTCTTTGCCGCATCACATCACCGGCGATCGAAAACTGCAAAAGGGTGATTTTATCGTCCTGGATTTCGGTGCGGTGGTGGGGGGGTACTGTTCGGATATTACCCGTACATTTTGCCTGGGTAAGGCCACCCCGGAGGGAAAAGAGGTTTACCGCTTGGTGCAGGAGGCCAATGAGCTGGGCTTTCAGTCGGCCAGGGAAGGTGTTCCCTGCGGGGATGTAGACAGGGCTGCCCGGGGCTTAATCTCCCGTGCAGGCTACGGGGACTACTTCATTCACCGGACCGGTCACGGCATTGGCCTGGATTGTCATGAGGATCCCTACCTGGTTGAAGGAAACACCACTCCCCTCCGGCAGGGAATGGTTTTTAGCGTGGAACCGGGGATCTACCTGCCCGGAAAACTGGGCGTGCGCATTGAAGATATTGTGGCCGTAACCAGTGACGGTCCGATCCGCTTGAATAATTTTTCCAGGGAACTGCTCGAAATATAAGGTCTGTCCATTGAAAGGAGGTGTCGTGTTGAAGGTTGTAAAGAAGGAGCAGTTTTGCGCTGCCGTTAGTGAAAGTTGCCCGTTGAAACTCTTGATTTCCGGAAGGGAGCACGGCGCAAAAAACTGCCAGGTGGGAATGGCAGTGTTGAAACCGGGTCAAAGGTTGCCGGCATCAGGCTATTCCTGGCACGCCTCCGAGGAGGTTTCCTATATCCTTGCCGGGAAAATCCGGGTGGATACTGATACCGGTAGTGAAATAGTGGAAGAGGGAGATCTGGTGTTTATGCCCGGAAACAAGCCCCATGCCAGCACCAATATATCCCAGGGGGAAGCAAAAATTTTGTGGTTTGTTACCCCGCACACAGTACCCGAAAACTAGAGGCCTGGAGGGTTGTTCATGAGTCTAAGAATAGCAATCGACATTGGAGGAACCTTCACCGACTTTGTATGCTTGAATGAAGAAACCGGTCAGGTAATTGATGAAAAAGCCCACACGACTCCGGAAAACTTTGCTAACGGGGTAATCAATGCCATTGAGAAAACCGGTATTGATTTAGCGCAAACCGTATACTTTGTACATGGTACCACCGTGGTAATTAATGCCGTTACGGAGAGAAAAGGGGCCAAAACGGCTCTGGTCACCACTAAAGGGTTCAGGGACGTATTGGAAATCGGCAGGGCCAACCGGCCTGATTTATATAATTACTTTTATAAAAAGCCCCGTCCTTTTGTTCCCAGACACCTGCGGTTTGAGGTGGACGAGCGCCTTAACTATAAAGGCGAGGTGCTGAAAAGTGTATCGGAAGAAGAAGTGGTGGAAATAGCCAAAAAGATCAAGAAAGAAGGCGTTGCAGCGGTAGCAGTGTGCCTTTTACATTCCTATGCCAATCCGGAACACGAGCGGCTGGTCGGCCGTATTCTGGCCAGGGAATTGCCAGGGGTGGAGATCACCATTTCGTCAGATTTAATTAAGGAATGGCGCGAGTATGAGCGGACCAGTACAACCGTACTCAATGCCTATGTAAAACCGGCGGCCACCAGGTACCTTGATACCCTGCAGGAACGTTTGGAAGAAATGGGGCTCAAGGTAGAACCCCACGCCATGCTTTCCAACGGGGGAACGGCCACTTTTGCCCGGTCCAAGGAAGTGCCCATCACCCTGATCGAGTCGGGACCAGTAGGAGGAGTAATCGGTGCTGCCGCCCTGGGCAAAATTATTGGCGAGGACAATTTAATTACTTTTGATATTGGGGGTACCACGGCCAAGACCTCCTTGATCAGCAGGGGCGAGGTCAAGATTACCACCGATTACAAGCTGGAATGGACTCCCAAATTTGCCGGGTATCCGGTAAAAACTCCCATTGTGGACATTATCGAGATTGGCGCCGGCGGGGGAAGCATCGCCTGGATAGACGATGTAGGGGTGCTGAAAGTGGGGCCCCAGAGCGCCGGAGCGGACCCCGGCCCGGTCTGTTACGGTCTGGGTGGAACAGAGCCCACATTAACCGATGCCAATTTAATTGCCGGTCGGATTGATCCCAACAGCTTCCTCGGTGGCGAGTTTAAAGTCAGCCTCGACCTGGCCCGGAAGGCCATGGAACCCATTGCCAGACACTTTGGTATAAGCATTGAGGAAGCTGCGCTGGGTGTGATTAAAACAGCCAATAACAATATGCTGAACGCCTTAAAGCTCATCTCCGTGCGCAGGGGTTATGATCCCAGGGACTTTGTTATGGTGGCCATGGGCGGAAACGGGGCGGTTCACGGCCCGTTCCTGGCTGCCGAGTTAAAGGTAGGCAAGCTCATTGTTCCAAATATGCCCGCTACCTTCTCAGCCTGGGGAATGTTGATGACCGACCTGAGGCAGGATTTCATTCAAACCCAGATTATGCCTGTGATCGGATGCGACCTGGGTAGAGTGAACGCTATTTACCAGGAAATGGAACAAGAGGCTCTGGCCGTTTATGAAAAGCAGGGTATATCCCCAGAGGACATTGTGTTTGTCAGGACTGCCGATTTGCGCTATATTGGCCAGGAACACACAGTCAGGACCCCGGTTGGTAACGGCATTATTCGAGAAGAAGACCTGATTACCATCAGGAAGGCCTTTGATCGCAACCATCATCAGCAATACACCTTTAGCCTGGATTATGCTCCGGCCGAGTTTGTCAATTTCAACTTGACCGCTTTTGGAATGG is a window from the Desulfofundulus luciae genome containing:
- a CDS encoding aspartate/glutamate racemase family protein, yielding MSKKRILFINPVGHNNWDSAIKDYLEEARSESTIVDVISLQKGPHHLEYHYYEALIGVDLLNTIKWAEKDGYDAAVIGCFYDPFLEEAREICERMVVTAPAESSLQLASVLGDSFSIIVGRKKWIPAMRRNVLKYGYGEKLASFRSLELGVLDFHADEYRTRNRLVEEARKAVEEDRAETIVLGCTMQFGFYRELQEMVGVPVIDVVLAPFKHAEFLVDLRDRFGWVTSKVGGYETPPAREIREWRLDEQYAMAGLWSEKK
- a CDS encoding M24 family metallopeptidase — protein: MDVFSKRVARVQQLMGRKGIDYLVLAPTANMFYLTGLKTVADERLQVTVLPAEGPLTLVLPEMYKEYAAKIHGHYRLLTWPDHQDPVELVMAAVTTKQGRVAVDEKMWAGHFLSIMRAFSGFQFVAARDVMSEVRVCKDETELALLEQAGKLADRVMGEVLKEIREGVTEKELALFIENTIKALGAEDISFKPIVASGPNGSLPHHITGDRKLQKGDFIVLDFGAVVGGYCSDITRTFCLGKATPEGKEVYRLVQEANELGFQSAREGVPCGDVDRAARGLISRAGYGDYFIHRTGHGIGLDCHEDPYLVEGNTTPLRQGMVFSVEPGIYLPGKLGVRIEDIVAVTSDGPIRLNNFSRELLEI
- a CDS encoding cupin domain-containing protein — its product is MKVVKKEQFCAAVSESCPLKLLISGREHGAKNCQVGMAVLKPGQRLPASGYSWHASEEVSYILAGKIRVDTDTGSEIVEEGDLVFMPGNKPHASTNISQGEAKILWFVTPHTVPEN
- a CDS encoding hydantoinase/oxoprolinase family protein, whose product is MSLRIAIDIGGTFTDFVCLNEETGQVIDEKAHTTPENFANGVINAIEKTGIDLAQTVYFVHGTTVVINAVTERKGAKTALVTTKGFRDVLEIGRANRPDLYNYFYKKPRPFVPRHLRFEVDERLNYKGEVLKSVSEEEVVEIAKKIKKEGVAAVAVCLLHSYANPEHERLVGRILARELPGVEITISSDLIKEWREYERTSTTVLNAYVKPAATRYLDTLQERLEEMGLKVEPHAMLSNGGTATFARSKEVPITLIESGPVGGVIGAAALGKIIGEDNLITFDIGGTTAKTSLISRGEVKITTDYKLEWTPKFAGYPVKTPIVDIIEIGAGGGSIAWIDDVGVLKVGPQSAGADPGPVCYGLGGTEPTLTDANLIAGRIDPNSFLGGEFKVSLDLARKAMEPIARHFGISIEEAALGVIKTANNNMLNALKLISVRRGYDPRDFVMVAMGGNGAVHGPFLAAELKVGKLIVPNMPATFSAWGMLMTDLRQDFIQTQIMPVIGCDLGRVNAIYQEMEQEALAVYEKQGISPEDIVFVRTADLRYIGQEHTVRTPVGNGIIREEDLITIRKAFDRNHHQQYTFSLDYAPAEFVNFNLTAFGMVKKPEIKKMPPAGSLHDALKGERVIDFDEHGRLMSKVYARGMLGPGHKIQGPAAIEEPKSVTILYPGQTLEVDDYGNLIIYTGV